In Lentimicrobium sp. L6, one genomic interval encodes:
- a CDS encoding GxxExxY protein, with amino-acid sequence MTENELSYKVIGAVIELHKNIGPGLLESAYENALAYDLRELGFEVKQQVPMPFIYKEIKQNIGYRVDLMINSKIILEIKSVDTLAPVHYSQTLTYLRLSGIKLGLLINFNTKYVKNEIHRVVNNL; translated from the coding sequence ATGACAGAAAATGAATTATCCTATAAAGTTATTGGAGCAGTAATTGAGTTGCATAAAAATATTGGCCCAGGATTATTGGAGTCAGCTTATGAAAATGCACTGGCATATGACTTAAGGGAATTAGGATTCGAGGTTAAACAGCAAGTTCCGATGCCATTTATTTACAAAGAAATCAAGCAGAATATTGGCTACAGAGTGGACCTAATGATTAACAGCAAAATTATCCTAGAAATTAAATCAGTTGATACTCTCGCTCCTGTTCATTATTCACAAACCCTTACCTACCTGAGGCTATCTGGAATAAAATTGGGACTACTGATTAATTTCAATACAAAATATGTGAAAAATGAAATTCATAGAGTAGTTAATAATTTGTAG
- a CDS encoding RNA polymerase sigma factor — translation MTFQEDHIYIEKIKKGDASAFASLVEKHKDMVFTIIVKIVKKSEDAEEIAQDVFLKVFEKLEGFRGDSRFSTWLYRIAYNAAISKTRKRRLEVEALDDFTISNYSVDEVKEELESIDAEEQQALLKEAMDSLSDDDYLIVKLFYLEESSVKDISTVTGLSQANVKVKLHRIRKKLYCSMKDSMEKVIDNIVNL, via the coding sequence ATGACCTTTCAAGAAGACCATATTTACATAGAGAAAATCAAAAAAGGAGATGCCTCCGCTTTCGCCAGTTTGGTTGAAAAGCATAAGGATATGGTATTTACTATCATTGTAAAGATTGTCAAGAAATCGGAGGATGCTGAAGAGATTGCTCAGGATGTATTCTTAAAGGTATTTGAGAAGCTAGAAGGTTTTAGAGGGGATTCCCGTTTTTCTACATGGTTGTACAGAATAGCATATAATGCAGCCATTTCGAAGACCAGAAAAAGAAGACTCGAAGTAGAAGCTTTAGATGATTTCACCATCAGCAATTATTCAGTGGATGAGGTGAAGGAAGAATTGGAGTCGATAGATGCAGAAGAACAACAGGCATTATTAAAAGAGGCCATGGATAGCCTTTCTGATGATGACTATTTGATTGTAAAGCTGTTTTATCTGGAAGAATCCTCTGTAAAAGACATCAGCACAGTTACCGGTTTAAGCCAAGCCAATGTGAAGGTGAAATTACATAGGATTAGAAAGAAATTATACTGCAGCATGAAGGATTCCATGGAAAAAGTAATTGATAATATTGTAAATTTGTAG